A genomic segment from Burkholderia plantarii encodes:
- a CDS encoding zinc-binding dehydrogenase, which yields MPTDTSRVPTHGLELRSLITAQGELRLWFERVPVPTPSAAEIVVQIEAAPVNPSDILTLLGPADIATLACEAGADGATPVTTATIPADQLPSMAARLDLPLAIGNEGAGTVVAAGEQACHLLGRRVGLRSAHGTYAQYRLAAAAEVLVLPDGTAAEAGASAFINPLTALSMLETMRTEGHAAIVHTAAASNLGQMLVKLCAADGVPLVNVVRSAAQADLLRGLGAQWVLDSSAPDFDEALVAAVDATSATLAFDAIGGGDMAQRLLVAMNEVATRRMTRYDRYGSPTHRQVYLYGTLDPRPTVLDRRFGMAWGMGGWLVTWRLQQFGPAVAARMRERIAAELDTTFASRYNERIALEQLIDPDTIRRFTKRATGEKFLVVPAPYA from the coding sequence ATGCCCACCGACACCTCCCGCGTTCCCACCCATGGCCTCGAACTGCGTTCGCTGATCACCGCGCAAGGCGAACTGCGGCTCTGGTTCGAACGTGTCCCCGTGCCGACCCCGTCCGCCGCCGAGATCGTCGTGCAGATCGAGGCCGCGCCCGTCAATCCGTCCGACATCCTGACCCTGCTCGGGCCGGCCGATATCGCGACGCTGGCCTGCGAAGCCGGCGCCGACGGTGCCACGCCGGTCACGACGGCCACCATCCCCGCGGACCAGCTGCCCTCGATGGCCGCGCGCCTGGACCTGCCGCTCGCGATCGGCAATGAAGGCGCCGGCACCGTGGTCGCGGCCGGCGAGCAGGCGTGCCATCTGCTCGGTCGCCGCGTCGGGCTGCGCAGCGCGCACGGTACCTACGCGCAATATCGGCTGGCAGCCGCGGCCGAGGTGCTGGTCCTGCCCGACGGCACCGCGGCCGAGGCCGGCGCGTCCGCGTTCATCAATCCGCTGACGGCGCTGTCGATGCTCGAAACCATGCGCACCGAGGGCCACGCGGCGATCGTCCATACGGCGGCGGCCTCGAACCTCGGGCAGATGCTGGTGAAGCTGTGCGCGGCCGACGGCGTGCCGCTCGTCAACGTGGTGCGCAGTGCCGCGCAGGCGGACCTGCTGCGCGGGCTCGGCGCGCAATGGGTGCTGGACAGCTCGGCGCCCGATTTCGACGAGGCGTTGGTGGCGGCGGTCGATGCCACCAGCGCCACGCTCGCGTTCGACGCGATCGGCGGCGGGGACATGGCGCAACGGCTGCTAGTCGCGATGAACGAGGTCGCCACGCGCCGCATGACGCGCTACGACCGTTACGGCTCGCCCACGCACCGGCAGGTCTACCTGTACGGCACGCTGGACCCGCGCCCGACCGTGCTCGACCGGCGCTTCGGGATGGCCTGGGGCATGGGCGGCTGGCTCGTGACGTGGCGGCTGCAGCAGTTCGGCCCGGCGGTGGCGGCACGCATGCGCGAGCGCATCGCGGCCGAACTCGACACCACGTTCGCGAGCCGCTACAACGAGCGGATCGCGCTCGAACAGCTGATCGATCCCGACACGATCCGCCGCTTCACGAAGCGCGCCACCGGGGAAAAATTCCTGGTCGTACCGGCGCCTTACGCCTGA
- a CDS encoding ABC transporter substrate-binding protein, whose product MKLSRTLASLAALFALGITLPAWSQTKTIYIGMNGGPMEKAYTSGVLPDFEKANNVRVVVVPGTSSDVLAKLLANRANPQMHVVFLDDGVMARAVSMGVCEKLDDAPVLKELYPFARMKGDIGAGVQLGMTGIGYNTKLFAAKGWAPPTSWMDFADPKYKGKVVFQSASSSTFGLHGFLAINRLLGGNENNVEPGFTKWASTVGPNVAEYIPNSAKLSEMIQTGEAAIFPLTPTGVGDLKDKGLPVAYAAPKEGAVLLLVDLCVVKNNPDPQLAQKLAQFLLSAPAQTRAAVAGKQIPTNRQASMPPDMQKSLGDLDQLVKKVTVVDWDAINAHRAQWDARWNRQIEQ is encoded by the coding sequence ATGAAACTGTCTCGCACTCTCGCATCGCTCGCGGCGCTGTTCGCGCTCGGCATCACGCTGCCGGCCTGGTCGCAGACGAAAACGATCTACATCGGCATGAACGGCGGCCCGATGGAGAAGGCCTACACGAGCGGCGTGCTGCCCGACTTCGAGAAGGCCAACAACGTCCGCGTGGTGGTGGTGCCGGGCACCTCGTCGGACGTGCTCGCCAAGCTGCTGGCCAACCGCGCCAACCCGCAGATGCACGTGGTGTTCCTCGACGACGGCGTGATGGCGCGCGCGGTCAGCATGGGCGTGTGCGAGAAGCTCGACGATGCGCCGGTGCTCAAGGAGCTGTATCCGTTCGCGCGCATGAAGGGCGACATCGGCGCGGGCGTGCAGCTCGGCATGACCGGCATCGGCTACAACACCAAGCTGTTCGCCGCGAAGGGCTGGGCGCCGCCGACCTCGTGGATGGACTTCGCCGATCCGAAATACAAGGGCAAGGTGGTGTTCCAGTCGGCGTCGAGCAGCACGTTCGGGCTGCACGGCTTCCTCGCCATCAACCGGCTGCTCGGCGGCAACGAGAACAACGTCGAGCCCGGCTTCACGAAATGGGCCAGCACGGTGGGGCCGAACGTGGCCGAATACATTCCGAACTCGGCCAAGCTCTCCGAGATGATCCAGACCGGCGAGGCGGCCATCTTCCCGCTCACGCCCACCGGCGTCGGCGACCTGAAGGACAAGGGGCTGCCGGTGGCCTACGCGGCGCCCAAGGAGGGCGCGGTGCTGCTGCTGGTGGATCTCTGCGTCGTGAAGAACAACCCCGATCCGCAGCTCGCGCAGAAGCTCGCGCAGTTCCTGCTGTCGGCGCCGGCGCAGACCAGGGCCGCGGTGGCCGGCAAGCAGATCCCGACCAACCGCCAGGCGAGCATGCCGCCCGACATGCAGAAGAGCCTCGGCGATCTCGACCAGCTCGTGAAGAAGGTGACGGTGGTGGACTGGGATGCGATCAACGCGCATCGCGCGCAGTGGGACGCGCGCTGGAACCGGCAGATCGAGCAGTGA
- a CDS encoding NAD(P)/FAD-dependent oxidoreductase: MNEARHYHVAIAGGGLVGASTARALAALGVPVALFERRFCGAQASGVNYGGVRTQGRPEEQLPLATRARRIWNRLPELIGIDGELVVSGHLRLARREADLDALHAWAAMASGYGVRSQVMSGDAFRRRYPWLGAQAIGGALCASDGHANPRLVSPAFAAAARRAGADLYEQTELSDVEFDGTRFVLQAGGRRVTADWLVNAAGAWGNTVAGRFGEAVPLRPIYPNMWVTEPLPPFIEHNLGVVGGGVYARQVARGNCVIGGGRGHGDGEYAQPSADTTRAVMREACALLPGLRDALLIRTWSGVEGETPDSNPVIGPSGTTPCLLHAFGFSGGGFLLAPGVGELLAELIVRGETDTPIAAFSIARFAAGADRASEPVPEPAPTPRQHPASLSSFQSRPIRPKEDPR, encoded by the coding sequence ATGAATGAGGCCCGGCATTACCACGTGGCGATCGCTGGCGGCGGACTGGTCGGGGCCTCGACCGCGCGCGCGCTCGCGGCCCTGGGCGTGCCGGTGGCGCTGTTCGAGCGGCGCTTCTGCGGCGCGCAGGCGAGCGGCGTGAACTACGGCGGGGTGCGCACCCAGGGGCGCCCCGAGGAACAGCTGCCGCTCGCCACGCGCGCGCGGCGGATCTGGAACCGGCTGCCGGAGCTGATCGGCATCGACGGCGAACTGGTCGTGTCGGGCCACCTGCGGCTCGCGCGACGCGAGGCCGATCTCGACGCGCTGCACGCCTGGGCCGCGATGGCGAGCGGCTACGGCGTGCGTTCACAGGTGATGTCGGGCGACGCGTTCCGGCGCCGCTATCCGTGGCTCGGCGCGCAGGCGATCGGCGGCGCGCTCTGCGCGAGCGACGGCCACGCCAACCCGCGGCTCGTGTCGCCGGCCTTCGCCGCCGCCGCGCGGCGTGCCGGCGCCGATCTCTACGAGCAGACCGAGCTGTCCGACGTCGAGTTCGACGGCACGCGCTTCGTGCTGCAGGCGGGCGGCCGGCGCGTCACGGCCGACTGGCTGGTGAACGCCGCCGGCGCCTGGGGCAACACCGTGGCCGGCCGCTTCGGCGAGGCCGTGCCGCTGCGGCCGATCTATCCGAACATGTGGGTGACCGAGCCGCTGCCGCCGTTCATCGAGCACAACCTCGGGGTGGTGGGCGGGGGCGTCTACGCGCGACAGGTGGCGCGCGGCAACTGCGTGATCGGCGGCGGGCGCGGCCACGGCGACGGCGAATACGCGCAGCCGTCGGCCGACACCACGCGCGCCGTGATGCGCGAGGCCTGCGCGCTGCTGCCCGGCCTGCGCGACGCACTGCTGATCCGCACCTGGAGCGGCGTGGAGGGCGAGACGCCCGACAGCAATCCGGTGATCGGGCCGAGCGGCACGACCCCGTGCCTGCTGCACGCATTCGGCTTCTCGGGCGGCGGCTTCCTGCTCGCGCCGGGCGTGGGCGAACTGCTCGCCGAACTGATTGTGCGCGGCGAGACGGACACGCCGATCGCGGCATTCTCGATCGCGCGCTTCGCGGCCGGCGCGGATCGCGCATCCGAGCCGGTGCCCGAACCGGCCCCCACGCCCCGACAGCATCCGGCGTCGTTATCGTCATTCCAGTCAAGACCCATCCGCCCCAAGGAAGATCCACGATGA
- a CDS encoding NAD(P)/FAD-dependent oxidoreductase: MSMNIDDNLNDGLLPACESWDDGAPGPRVVIVGAGPAGIRAAEALVAAGIRPTVLDEHPRWGGQIYRQPPADAGFTRGKAALYGFEARKAEAVHACMARLLPQLDYRPDTLVWSCEPGWLDTLRAGREARLPWTHLIIASGATDRVVPVPGWTQPGVYTLGGAQVALKAQGCAIGRRTVFAGTGPLLYLVAYQYARAGAQVAAVLDTSPFGRQAAAVPKLLSQPSTFAKGLYYLGWLRAHGVPVVSGVTLDAIDGEQAVERLCWRSADGVERHTDCDAVGLGFGLRPETQLADLAGCRFEFDPLSRGWLPWRDAAGRGSVPGVYLAGDGAGIAGADAAELAGRRAALALLEDLGIAAPRGTTGAAGGPGRLGPAAIERRLARLARFRAGIETAFAPPADAAARWSDATIVCRCEALTAGLLRECIRGGMAGEVNRLKALTRVGMGRCQGRMCGESAMALLAAETGRPLDQVGRPRGQAPVKPIPISPMLFEYAVRVRDEEAHDE, translated from the coding sequence ATGAGCATGAACATCGACGACAACCTCAACGACGGCCTGCTGCCGGCCTGCGAGTCGTGGGACGACGGCGCCCCCGGGCCGCGCGTGGTGATCGTCGGCGCCGGGCCGGCCGGGATTCGCGCGGCCGAGGCGCTCGTCGCGGCCGGCATCCGGCCCACCGTGCTCGACGAGCACCCACGCTGGGGCGGCCAGATCTACCGGCAGCCGCCGGCCGACGCCGGCTTCACGCGCGGCAAGGCCGCGCTCTACGGCTTCGAGGCGCGCAAGGCCGAGGCGGTCCACGCCTGCATGGCGCGGCTGCTGCCGCAGCTCGACTACCGCCCCGACACGCTGGTCTGGTCGTGCGAGCCGGGCTGGCTTGACACGCTGCGCGCGGGCCGCGAGGCACGGCTGCCGTGGACCCACCTGATCATCGCGAGCGGCGCGACCGACCGCGTCGTGCCGGTGCCGGGCTGGACCCAGCCCGGCGTCTACACGCTCGGCGGCGCGCAGGTGGCGCTGAAGGCGCAGGGCTGCGCGATCGGCCGGCGCACCGTGTTCGCGGGCACCGGGCCGCTGCTGTATCTGGTCGCCTACCAGTACGCGCGAGCCGGCGCGCAGGTCGCGGCGGTGCTCGACACCAGCCCGTTCGGGCGCCAGGCGGCGGCCGTGCCGAAGCTGCTGAGCCAGCCGTCCACGTTTGCCAAGGGCCTCTATTACCTCGGCTGGCTGCGCGCGCACGGCGTGCCGGTGGTGTCGGGCGTGACGCTCGACGCGATCGACGGCGAGCAGGCGGTGGAGCGCCTGTGCTGGCGCAGCGCCGACGGCGTCGAGCGGCACACCGACTGCGACGCGGTGGGCCTCGGCTTCGGCCTGCGCCCCGAGACGCAGCTGGCCGACCTGGCCGGCTGCCGCTTCGAGTTCGACCCGCTGAGCCGCGGCTGGCTGCCGTGGAGGGACGCGGCCGGGCGCGGCTCGGTGCCGGGCGTCTATCTGGCCGGCGACGGCGCCGGCATCGCGGGCGCCGACGCGGCCGAGCTGGCGGGCCGGCGCGCCGCGCTCGCGCTGCTCGAGGATCTCGGCATCGCCGCGCCGCGCGGGACGACCGGCGCCGCCGGCGGTCCCGGCCGCCTCGGCCCGGCCGCGATCGAACGGCGGCTCGCGCGGCTCGCGCGGTTCCGCGCCGGCATCGAGACGGCGTTCGCGCCGCCGGCCGACGCCGCCGCGCGCTGGTCCGACGCGACCATCGTCTGCCGCTGCGAGGCGCTCACGGCGGGCCTGCTGCGCGAGTGCATCCGCGGCGGGATGGCGGGCGAGGTGAACCGCCTGAAGGCGCTCACGCGGGTCGGCATGGGGCGCTGCCAGGGCCGCATGTGCGGCGAGTCGGCGATGGCGCTGCTGGCCGCCGAGACCGGCCGGCCGCTCGATCAGGTGGGCCGGCCGCGCGGGCAGGCGCCGGTGAAGCCGATCCCGATCTCGCCGATGCTGTTCGAATACGCGGTGCGGGTGCGCGACGAGGAGGCCCACGATGAATGA